The Lates calcarifer isolate ASB-BC8 linkage group LG11, TLL_Latcal_v3, whole genome shotgun sequence genomic sequence TTGGCATGATAAGAAATAATTATGgtcttttacttttactcacTGAGTTGAATCCCTGACAAAGATGCACTCCTTGAAGGACATATTgtaacctcttgtattgtaaacacaacaatggctgaggCTCTTTGTAAGTGACCTCCACCTGCTCCCcgcaagaaaccatgttcaaTGGCAGAGAAAACGTTGAACTGTATCTGGTCAGTTGGTGTTGTGCTTTAATGTGGCATATTCCCAAATTAAACTTTCAATTAAATAAGCATAAACCAGTTGACACACAATAAGCTTTTAGGGACCTGGAGTCAGGGGCCCTGGAGAcactttcccttttttccctgTTGGGAATTGAGCATTGACTGGAGGTCAGCAAAAAGCACTGGGCACAGTGCAAAATCAAACAGTGCACCCATGTGGCAGAAAATCatacaacacaacaaatctgGAGCTATCAAGGTCATGCACGCAGCATGAATGTGAATAATTTTAACAGATTTTCCTGTCAAGCTTGACACTCGAAATAGCAGTTGAAAAAAACCACCTCAACATAAAGTCTACTTACTCTTTTTGTGGAGCTTGTAACCTTATCACGTGGTCTATATCTAAGGTTCAACTCAGCATTGTAGTGTGATTCAGTCAAGAGCCCCAGAGATAAATACAGTAAGTAGACAATGAGTTGAGATTGTTCTGTTGGTCGAGAACAAACTGCTAAGTGAAATTTTTAAACCAACAAGGATGAGAATGGAAACGCATATGTATCTCAGAATAACTTATGTATACTCTGTGAGCGATGAGTGCAGAAATGAACAACACCTGTGTGGGGCGCAGTCAGTTCCAGCAAGACTGCACCGTCCACATGATGATTGCAGGCTGCTTTCCCTTTAAACCATGACGCAGTTCAACTAGTGCCCCACTTTGttgtgtgagcagcagcagcagcagcagcagcagtctggtCTGCGGGAGCCAGCAGGGCTTGTTGTTACGTACGGCTCGGCCCGGGGACGTCGGTGCTTAGCTGGGCCCTCACCGCTCTCATTATGGAGTTTTTAATGGGGAATCCGTTCAGCACGCCGGTGGGCCAGCGGATCGGTAAGATGTTTTATAACCGTCACATCAGTTACATAGTAATGACCAAACGCTTCAGCCGGGCTCAGTCATCTCTGCTGGAGACGTTACGCCTCCGGCATTCACATATCTGTCGAGGTCCTTTGCCCTTTTTATATTGATGGCTTTTATATGCGCTAATGCCGTTATAACTGCAACACGTTTGAATAATgcattcaaattaaatttattAAGACAGAAGAGCAACGGCTTACAGTTTGACTGACGCGTCCACTAAACAATGATTTGGCAGAGGCGGGAGTAAGAGGCTCAGATGCTCCAATTGATTGGTTGTTATTGTCCCTGCTGAACCTGCCAATAGCTGGGCGGGACAAAGACTGGCCGACATCCTCCTGACCCAAATTTGATTTATATTTGGCTTAGCCTAATGAATTGCACATGGGCTTTCATTGACTGATGGAAATGGAGAGTTAGTCATTGGGAAAAAGCATGTATAATTAGTGCAGTATCACTCatacaaactgtacattttgactgaaatactgaatactgaacagctttttcagattttcactCTGATCCAAAAGAGCTTTGACTTTGCCCAGTATTATTatcatgtctgtctgtagtACACTCagacagctgtaaaaaaaaaaacaacaacaaaaaaaagccgCTTACATTTAGACCATTTAGCCATCtctatgtttttcatttcatgactTGTTGCCAAATAATGAAACCTGTTAGtcattttaaacaatttaatgatttaaaatgttcttaCATGAGACCTTTTTATTGTTATCAACATGGAACATATCATTTGTGTACAATCTGTAAACATGCCTGTTGATGCTCAGGAAGGCAGTGATAACAGAAATGACATGCATAGTCAACTCTATATAGTATCAAAACCATACCATAAAATTTTCTTGCAATTAACCTTAATAAACTTCTTTTTGATTATTTAACTTAACAGATTTAATCTTAACTAAATGTAGTGAACGTTTATTATGCCTGTTCTTGACTAagcttgttttctgtgtcaaaGAACAGCTAATTTTcttatgattattattgttttgttttattatcagAAAATACAGTGTAATGTAATGACTGTGAGGAATcatctttgttgtgtttattattattttatagttCAGCAGTTTCATATTTGTTGGAAATACCATATTTGTCCTTATTTATGTTTCACAGAGCGAGCGACCGGCTCCAGCCTGCCATCAGAGGACTGGGCTCTCAACATGGAAATCTGTGACATAATCAACAGCTCAGAGGAAGGGTGTGTACGCGTGTGTGTTATCTGTCTGCATCAGGAACAAGCTGATCCTCTGGAGGTTACATGCCTTTGACCTTTGAAAATGTTCTGATTACAGTCCCAGAGATGCAGTCAGAGCCATAAAGAAAAGGATTGTGGGGAATAAGAACTTCAAGGAGGTTATGCTAGCGCTTACTGTGAGTGTTGTTCACAGCGCCCCTCAACATGCTTTGCCACTGTCCTGCTAGCTTTGTTCTTGTTGTAGTCAGGTGTAATCAGAAATCAGATCGTGATTTgatttgctgtgttgttttgataTCAGGTCCTGGAAACCTGTGTGAAGAACTGTGGCTACAGGTTTCACATCCTGGTGACAACACGGGATTTTATAGAGGGCGTGCTGGTCCGGTCGATCATCCCGAGGAACAACCCTCCACTAGTCCTGCATGACAGAGTGCTCAGCATCATACAGGTGAGGCATGAGGTGTGGCTTGCATAGAACAAAACATTAGACTGTTGTTGTATTTGGGTTTTGCTGTTGCTGCCTTGCTCAGCTGCTCGGTAATAATTTGTGGTTTTCTCTTGTCAAGGCGTGGGCCGATGCATTCCGTAGCTCGCCCGACCTGACAGGTGTGGTGTCAGTGTACGAAGACCTGCGAAGGAAAGGGCTTGAGTTCCCCATGACAGAACTGGATGGTTACTCACCTGTGCAAGCCCCCAAAAAGGTGCAAATATGACTGGGTGCACTTTGCTTTCCTGCTCATAACTAGATGCTTACCTGTCGCCTTTGgtcatttttcttttgggtCATTTCTGTGCTTTTGCCTATCAGACTTTGCCTGGGAATGGGCCTACTGTCACTACTGTGCCTGCTGTGCTCCTTTCTTCCAAACCTCCGCTCATCCCACCTCAGACCTCTGAACTAAAACTGGCCCTAGAGGGAAACAATGCCTTCACTCCCAGCCAGGTGATGCACTGCAAATTGCATTGTATTCCCATTTATCGCAGATGTTGGCTGAAATGCTGTCTCGCACCTCGGGTTAAAATCCTCTTAATGTCTATGATTCATTCTGGCCTTTTACACCAGCACTTGTGAAATCAATATTTGCTTTGCAAGGAGTTACTCTAGCTGTGTTTACTTAGGAAATATTATTGATATTCCAGGTAAAAAAGCTGAAGACAGAGCTAGGAGTGGTGCGCAGCAATCTGACCATGATGTCTGACATGATGAGTCAGCTGGATCCTGTCACGGTAAAACAAGCAGACATGGAGCTGTtggaggtaaaaataaaaagaaagaaagtaaaaaaatatacttgtgttttgttgcagtAATGTGAAGTATTCTCTGCCCTTTCTgttgtaaaaaaataatcatttcatccatttatgCTGAGTAACGCTGTGTTACCTTTAACTGATCTCGTGTTGTatacatttttgtgttgcatCTGCCCCCTCAAACCCCCGCCCACACATTCTTTGTTTGGTTGTCTCATTAGCAGTTATACACAGTATGTAAGGAAATGCAAGACAGGATAGTGAAGATTGTCCCCAGACTCAGTGAGGAGAAGCTGATTGAAGAGTTACTGGcaacaaatgatgaaatgaacACCGCCTTCACTCGCTACCACAGGTTAACTACATTATTATAATACTACCTTACCAtcaacaaaacaagagaaatgtATCTCTCTGGTTGATAATGGTTAACTTTGGTTATGCTATTTACAGGTTTGAAAGACGGATAGAAAATGgccaaaatacaacaaagaagGTAAAGAACaaggcaaaaataaatgaactggTTGTTATCCTGAACAGCTCAACACTCATAATTTTATGAAATGGTTGTTGTGTGGATTTTCAGTTTATTCCATGTTGTTTCTTAGAGCCACACATACGTCAACCTAGCAGACCTGGATGTCACAGCTGAGTCTCAGGAGTCAGGGATTGCATCGGTAACCAGCGACAGTTTGTCTAGTCATTTGGCAAAACTTAGTAagtacactgtgtgttttaattatttatgtgTAGTTACTGATACATGAATTATATAATTGTTGTGTACACGTTGTCATTTGTACATGTAGAGTGTATGTATGCTTCTGCTTATTCTATGCATTGTAAAATTCACCCTCTGTTACCTGTTGCTGTTCTTCTTGCAGGTACAAGTGAATCAGATGACGCATTATCACAGAAATTAAATGTCTCAACTCAACAAAGCCCAAGGTACAGAAAATCTAGCTTTTATGACTTTGATGACATAAACAGTAAATATAGAAGGCAAAGAGTATTTGGCATTAACTATAATTATACAGTTACAAGGGAGGTAGGTATGTAGGTCAACTAatatgaaaaaactgaaatgatattattatattatagaTTGATTAATCTTACAGAGAAGTCATGTAGCTCTTTCCCGGGGTTAATTCTTATGTATGGCATTTACAGAGATGCTGATCTGACTTATTCCAACAAATTGCTTCTGAAGATATGTGCCAGTATTTCAGTGCATGTGAACCTTAATTATTAGCCTTCATGGCAGCTAACCAATGTACAAACCTCCTGTTTCAGTGAGCAGAGTGAAGTTGGAGTGGACGTCCTAGCTCAAGCTCAGGACACCAGACTACACAACACTGGAACGGTATGCAGATATGTCAAGTTCTTCAGGCTTTACACGGTTTAACAGGTTTAGTCACAAGATTTACTGGCTGAcatgattgatttttttcatatcTGTGACATGACATTTGGGACCAATAGGAAAAATAA encodes the following:
- the tom1 gene encoding target of Myb protein 1 isoform X2; this encodes MEFLMGNPFSTPVGQRIERATGSSLPSEDWALNMEICDIINSSEEGPRDAVRAIKKRIVGNKNFKEVMLALTVLETCVKNCGYRFHILVTTRDFIEGVLVRSIIPRNNPPLVLHDRVLSIIQAWADAFRSSPDLTGVVSVYEDLRRKGLEFPMTELDGYSPVQAPKKTLPGNGPTVTTVPAVLLSSKPPLIPPQTSELKLALEGNNAFTPSQVKKLKTELGVVRSNLTMMSDMMSQLDPVTVKQADMELLELYTVCKEMQDRIVKIVPRLSEEKLIEELLATNDEMNTAFTRYHRFERRIENGQNTTKKSHTYVNLADLDVTAESQESGIASVTSDSLSSHLAKLSTSESDDALSQKLNVSTQQSPSEQSEVGVDVLAQAQDTRLHNTGTDDSPASTRSSSPKLDWMIKRGMIPINQSNVMDDIENWLALDDEYDDFEDSDGVTSEEFDRFLAERAKAAERLPSLRASSQDTDHSES
- the tom1 gene encoding target of Myb protein 1 isoform X1, with the translated sequence MEFLMGNPFSTPVGQRIERATGSSLPSEDWALNMEICDIINSSEEGPRDAVRAIKKRIVGNKNFKEVMLALTVLETCVKNCGYRFHILVTTRDFIEGVLVRSIIPRNNPPLVLHDRVLSIIQAWADAFRSSPDLTGVVSVYEDLRRKGLEFPMTELDGYSPVQAPKKTLPGNGPTVTTVPAVLLSSKPPLIPPQTSELKLALEGNNAFTPSQVKKLKTELGVVRSNLTMMSDMMSQLDPVTVKQADMELLEQLYTVCKEMQDRIVKIVPRLSEEKLIEELLATNDEMNTAFTRYHRFERRIENGQNTTKKSHTYVNLADLDVTAESQESGIASVTSDSLSSHLAKLSTSESDDALSQKLNVSTQQSPSEQSEVGVDVLAQAQDTRLHNTGTDDSPASTRSSSPKLDWMIKRGMIPINQSNVMDDIENWLALDDEYDDFEDSDGVTSEEFDRFLAERAKAAERLPSLRASSQDTDHSES
- the tom1 gene encoding target of Myb protein 1 isoform X3; the protein is MEFLMGNPFSTPVGQRIERATGSSLPSEDWALNMEICDIINSSEEGPRDAVRAIKKRIVGNKNFKEVMLALTVLETCVKNCGYRFHILVTTRDFIEGVLVRSIIPRNNPPLVLHDRVLSIIQAWADAFRSSPDLTGVVSVYEDLRRKGLEFPMTELDGYSPVQAPKKTLPGNGPTVTTVPAVLLSSKPPLIPPQTSELKLALEGNNAFTPSQVKKLKTELGVVRSNLTMMSDMMSQLDPVTVKQADMELLEQLYTVCKEMQDRIVKIVPRLSEEKLIEELLATNDEMNTAFTRYHRFERRIENGQNTTKKSHTYVNLADLDVTAESQESGIASVTSDSLSSHLAKLSTSESDDALSQKLNVSTQQSPSEQSEVGVDVLAQAQDTRLHNTGTIPINQSNVMDDIENWLALDDEYDDFEDSDGVTSEEFDRFLAERAKAAERLPSLRASSQDTDHSES
- the tom1 gene encoding target of Myb protein 1 isoform X4, yielding MEFLMGNPFSTPVGQRIERATGSSLPSEDWALNMEICDIINSSEEGPRDAVRAIKKRIVGNKNFKEVMLALTVLETCVKNCGYRFHILVTTRDFIEGVLVRSIIPRNNPPLVLHDRVLSIIQAWADAFRSSPDLTGVVSVYEDLRRKGLEFPMTELDGYSPVQAPKKVKKLKTELGVVRSNLTMMSDMMSQLDPVTVKQADMELLEQLYTVCKEMQDRIVKIVPRLSEEKLIEELLATNDEMNTAFTRYHRFERRIENGQNTTKKSHTYVNLADLDVTAESQESGIASVTSDSLSSHLAKLSTSESDDALSQKLNVSTQQSPSEQSEVGVDVLAQAQDTRLHNTGTDDSPASTRSSSPKLDWMIKRGMIPINQSNVMDDIENWLALDDEYDDFEDSDGVTSEEFDRFLAERAKAAERLPSLRASSQDTDHSES
- the tom1 gene encoding target of Myb protein 1 isoform X5 yields the protein MEFLMGNPFSTPVGQRIERATGSSLPSEDWALNMEICDIINSSEEGPRDAVRAIKKRIVGNKNFKEVMLALTVLETCVKNCGYRFHILVTTRDFIEGVLVRSIIPRNNPPLVLHDRVLSIIQAWADAFRSSPDLTGVVSVYEDLRRKGLEFPMTELDGYSPVQAPKKVKKLKTELGVVRSNLTMMSDMMSQLDPVTVKQADMELLELYTVCKEMQDRIVKIVPRLSEEKLIEELLATNDEMNTAFTRYHRFERRIENGQNTTKKSHTYVNLADLDVTAESQESGIASVTSDSLSSHLAKLSTSESDDALSQKLNVSTQQSPSEQSEVGVDVLAQAQDTRLHNTGTDDSPASTRSSSPKLDWMIKRGMIPINQSNVMDDIENWLALDDEYDDFEDSDGVTSEEFDRFLAERAKAAERLPSLRASSQDTDHSES